From Acidovorax sp. 1608163:
GCACGCTGCGGCTCATCGTGCACTCTCCGCGCCAGCTTGGCCAGCCTGGCGGTTGGGGGTGGTGGCCTCAGCAGCACCGGCAGGGTCACTCACGTACTGGGTGATGGCCGGGGTGGCTGTGCGCATGTTTAACTGGGCCCGGGCGAGCTTTTCCACCCGCAGCGGGGTGGCCTGGGCGCGCTTTTCCACCTGCAGGCGCTGGTGCTCGGTGTCCAGGCGACGGGCCTCGGCCACGGCGCGGTCCAACTCGGTGAACAGACGGCGCGACTGGTACTGCGTGTGCACCAGGTACATCGCACTCACCAGCACGGCCAGCAGCAGCATGAGGTTCAAGCGGGCCATGCAGCCCCCCGCACAGGGTGCACGCACGCGCCCTCACCCCAGACCAGCGAAGGGCCTGCGGGGCTTAGCAGCGTGCAAAGCAATGTCATGCGTCCGTCCTTTGCGCGACGCGCATGATGGCGCTGCGGGAACGGGGGTTGGCGGCCACCTCTTGCTCGCTGGGCTTGATGCGGTCCAGGGCCTGCAGCTTCATGGCCTGCGGCACGGCAAAAGGCGCGCGGCGGTCAAACACCTCTTTGGAGTGCTTGGCGATGAACTGCTTGACGATGCGGTCTTCGAGCGAGTGAAAACTGATG
This genomic window contains:
- the ftsL gene encoding cell division protein FtsL; the protein is MARLNLMLLLAVLVSAMYLVHTQYQSRRLFTELDRAVAEARRLDTEHQRLQVEKRAQATPLRVEKLARAQLNMRTATPAITQYVSDPAGAAEATTPNRQAGQAGAESAR